A genomic segment from Fodinicola acaciae encodes:
- a CDS encoding site-specific integrase, with protein MRWKVRQELRPDPNSKKRRLFRRGGYGTSAEAQAVHDRVRTILAIPDRDDEDGQERVAALLAHLSRTRESLPEVADVQRRLRSTLEITSDLTVAELLDLWQDSRRKRGRMTKQYETDIRVHLKPRIGRHRVRRLGVGHLIQMFDDIDEANLAIEANNAARKDLEATISVTVCRAARKVLKDQLRSMPPYRRVTGPTTQRNIRATLRAGLNWWLKQEPGNVNVAAFLDMGDSSPRKPMVWTKQRVERWQQTGEVPSPVMIWTPALTGQFLDSIADDPLHDLFEFMAYCGPRRGEACGAKWEGLRDEEKLLDITSQLVLDGWDVLEAPPKTENGVRTIGLDDIPLAGMRRRRARQNRERLRYGSEWKDTGYIYTEPDGSHLHPGKVSDHFERLVIESGLPPVRLHDLRHGAATYALAAGVDIKIVSENHGHASTAFTRDVYTSVLPELAVAAAEATAKIIPRQAS; from the coding sequence GTGCGGTGGAAGGTTCGGCAAGAACTTCGTCCGGATCCGAATAGCAAGAAGCGGCGGCTTTTCCGGCGGGGCGGCTACGGCACCAGTGCCGAGGCGCAGGCTGTGCACGACAGGGTGCGGACGATATTGGCAATTCCGGACCGCGATGATGAGGACGGCCAGGAGCGCGTCGCCGCGCTGTTGGCGCACCTGTCGCGTACCCGAGAGTCGCTGCCGGAGGTTGCGGATGTCCAGCGGCGGTTACGTTCCACGCTGGAGATCACATCGGACCTGACGGTGGCTGAGCTTCTTGACCTGTGGCAGGACTCGCGGCGCAAGCGTGGGCGGATGACGAAACAGTACGAGACCGACATCCGGGTTCACCTCAAGCCGCGGATCGGCCGGCACCGCGTTCGCCGGCTCGGTGTGGGGCACTTGATCCAGATGTTCGATGACATTGATGAGGCGAATCTCGCGATCGAGGCCAACAACGCGGCCCGAAAGGATCTGGAAGCGACCATCAGCGTCACCGTCTGCCGGGCCGCGAGGAAGGTGTTGAAGGATCAGCTCCGGTCGATGCCGCCGTATCGGCGCGTCACTGGACCGACGACGCAGCGCAACATTCGGGCGACTCTGCGCGCCGGTTTGAACTGGTGGCTCAAACAGGAGCCCGGCAACGTCAACGTCGCGGCCTTTCTGGATATGGGTGACAGCAGCCCACGCAAGCCGATGGTCTGGACGAAGCAGCGCGTCGAGCGCTGGCAGCAGACTGGGGAGGTTCCGAGTCCAGTCATGATTTGGACGCCAGCGCTGACTGGTCAGTTCCTGGATTCCATCGCCGATGACCCGCTGCATGACCTGTTCGAGTTCATGGCCTACTGCGGGCCTCGCCGAGGCGAAGCCTGTGGCGCGAAGTGGGAAGGACTGCGCGACGAGGAGAAGCTGCTGGACATCACCTCGCAGCTGGTGCTGGACGGATGGGACGTTCTGGAAGCGCCGCCCAAAACCGAAAACGGCGTCCGCACGATCGGGCTCGACGACATCCCGCTGGCGGGGATGCGCAGACGAAGGGCACGGCAGAACCGGGAACGGCTACGGTACGGGTCCGAGTGGAAGGACACCGGGTACATCTACACCGAGCCCGATGGGAGTCACCTGCATCCCGGCAAGGTCTCCGATCATTTCGAACGCCTCGTCATCGAGAGCGGCTTGCCGCCGGTTCGGCTCCATGACCTTCGCCACGGCGCCGCCACGTACGCGCTCGCGGCAGGTGTCGACATCAAGATCGTCTCGGAAAACCACGGCCACGCCAGTACGGCGTTCACCCGCGATGTCTACACCAGCGTCCTACCGGAACTCGCTGTGGCCGCGGCCGAGGCGACCGCGAAAATCATTCCCCGGCAGGCGTCCTGA
- a CDS encoding tyrosine-type recombinase/integrase, which produces MARRTFGKIRKLPSGKFQASYIGPDGQRHNAPFTFPNRPSASTWLSGVETDMSRGGWFNVDLGKQPFGVYALRVLDDKLAAGEIGERWAETCRRNLRLHMAILKDLPMRSIGPATVREWYGAALRNGAGRTVITQAYRFLKATMSAGVREGAVIKNPCMVKRAGSNVARERQTATPVQVQQLVDAISPAKYRAAVLLAAWASLRRGEVCAVLTADVDLQAGTVRVRKSRAELLESKKKYDKDPKSEAGKRTVHLPPHVLPYFKEHAERWAGRVRFFVDSKGEPMRGNTVYQAYKRARKRVGLEHLTFHDLRHTGATLAGAAGANMADLRKRLGDSTDAAARLYLHSVDGRDEAIAKRLSEIAQHGDVAQLPDLDGL; this is translated from the coding sequence ATGGCACGTCGAACTTTCGGCAAGATTCGGAAACTGCCTTCCGGCAAGTTCCAGGCGTCGTACATCGGACCGGACGGGCAGCGCCACAATGCGCCGTTCACGTTCCCTAACCGGCCGTCAGCGTCGACGTGGTTGTCCGGCGTAGAGACCGACATGAGTCGGGGCGGCTGGTTCAACGTAGATCTCGGCAAACAGCCGTTCGGCGTGTACGCATTGCGGGTGCTGGATGACAAGCTCGCGGCCGGCGAGATCGGCGAACGGTGGGCCGAGACCTGCCGGCGGAATCTCCGGCTGCATATGGCGATTCTGAAGGATTTGCCGATGCGCTCGATCGGCCCGGCGACCGTTCGGGAGTGGTACGGTGCCGCGCTTCGGAACGGCGCCGGTCGGACCGTCATCACGCAGGCGTACCGATTTCTCAAGGCGACGATGTCCGCAGGCGTCCGGGAAGGCGCGGTGATCAAGAACCCGTGCATGGTCAAGAGAGCCGGATCGAACGTCGCGCGGGAACGCCAGACTGCAACACCTGTCCAGGTGCAGCAGCTCGTGGACGCTATTTCGCCGGCCAAATACCGGGCCGCTGTACTTTTGGCGGCGTGGGCCTCGCTGCGGCGCGGTGAGGTCTGCGCGGTGCTGACGGCTGACGTGGACCTGCAAGCCGGTACGGTCCGCGTACGCAAGAGCCGAGCGGAACTCCTGGAGTCAAAGAAAAAATATGACAAAGACCCCAAATCTGAAGCCGGCAAGCGGACCGTTCACCTGCCACCGCACGTACTCCCCTATTTCAAGGAACACGCGGAGAGATGGGCCGGTCGCGTACGGTTTTTCGTTGACAGCAAAGGCGAACCGATGCGCGGCAATACGGTCTACCAGGCGTACAAGCGTGCGCGTAAGCGCGTGGGCCTGGAGCATCTGACGTTTCACGACCTGCGCCACACGGGAGCCACGCTTGCCGGTGCGGCCGGCGCGAATATGGCTGACCTCCGGAAGCGGCTCGGCGACTCGACAGACGCGGCGGCGCGCCTGTACCTTCACAGCGTCGACGGCCGAGACGAGGCCATCGCTAAGCGGCTCTCCGAGATCGCGCAACATGGCGATGTGGCCCAGCTCCCGGACCTGGACGGTCTCTGA
- a CDS encoding helix-turn-helix domain-containing protein, giving the protein MNGDLRGHKKMQAYSQMLTVDEAAERMGMSVRHVRRLVSERSIPFYKVGRSVRIASSDVDAYLRALRVETLNARRGVA; this is encoded by the coding sequence GTGAACGGGGACTTGAGAGGACACAAGAAAATGCAGGCATATAGCCAAATGCTCACCGTGGACGAAGCGGCTGAGCGGATGGGCATGAGCGTTCGGCACGTCCGGCGGCTGGTCAGTGAGCGCTCGATCCCCTTCTACAAGGTGGGTCGCTCGGTACGGATCGCCTCGTCCGACGTTGACGCGTACCTGCGCGCGCTTCGTGTCGAGACACTGAATGCTCGTCGGGGTGTGGCGTGA
- a CDS encoding replication initiator encodes MTTTSDPSDRNLSRIERARMPLAKEVLESVALQFGVCVRPMAMRRIDTTTGTTEIIPVPCGARLASKCEPCAKRAKALRLAQCREGWHLNEEPPLESDDPTELQQQLATARADAQSHRDELAGQLGDDHPEVAELDVHLAEVDEQLRQAGVRGTLTDKPARRTRSTKRRQDAAELPRLRVDKRTVGRTYTANDGTVWRPSMFITLTCDSYGRVGPDGAPVNGSSYDYRRAARDAIHFPKLVDRFWQNLRRAVGWDVQYFASLEPQRRLAPHLHAAIRGTIPRTLIKQVAAATYHQVWWPACDEPVYLPGNLPVWDDQLGAYVDPDNGEQLPTWDQALDAIGEDDQPAHVVRFGAQVDAKGVEAGTERADLLIGYLGKYLTKQLDECHEATTDRQKAHLDRYADALRFEPCSPTCANWLMYGVQPKNTRAGLTPGHCKGRAHKRATLGFGGRRVLLSRKWSGKTLTDTRNDRRRWVLSMIQKLKHHNGDQAAVEVSATENPDRYAWERLSTSDTDAIGRRQLLMHAIADRQRWRRELDQAQALAAGQLPATEAAA; translated from the coding sequence ATGACAACGACGTCTGACCCAAGCGACCGGAACCTGTCCCGGATCGAACGGGCCAGGATGCCGCTGGCCAAGGAAGTCCTGGAATCGGTCGCGCTGCAATTCGGCGTGTGCGTACGACCGATGGCGATGCGGCGCATAGATACGACCACCGGGACAACGGAGATCATCCCGGTCCCGTGCGGCGCTCGGCTTGCGTCCAAGTGCGAGCCGTGCGCCAAACGGGCCAAGGCACTCCGGCTGGCGCAATGCAGGGAAGGCTGGCATCTCAACGAAGAACCACCGCTGGAATCCGACGACCCGACCGAATTGCAACAGCAGCTAGCGACAGCCCGTGCTGACGCTCAGAGCCATCGTGACGAATTGGCCGGGCAGCTCGGGGACGATCACCCCGAGGTCGCGGAGCTGGACGTCCATCTGGCCGAGGTCGACGAGCAACTACGGCAGGCCGGCGTACGCGGCACCCTGACGGACAAGCCGGCTCGGCGCACTCGATCGACCAAACGTCGCCAGGACGCCGCCGAGCTGCCCCGGCTGCGAGTCGATAAACGTACGGTCGGCCGGACCTACACCGCCAACGACGGCACGGTCTGGCGGCCATCGATGTTCATCACGCTGACCTGTGACTCCTACGGCCGCGTCGGTCCCGATGGCGCTCCGGTGAACGGATCGAGCTACGACTACCGGCGGGCCGCGCGAGATGCCATCCACTTCCCCAAGCTCGTTGACCGGTTCTGGCAGAACCTGCGCCGCGCGGTCGGCTGGGACGTGCAGTACTTCGCGTCCCTGGAACCACAACGCCGCTTGGCGCCGCACCTGCACGCGGCCATACGCGGGACCATTCCGCGGACTCTGATCAAGCAAGTGGCGGCGGCCACGTACCACCAAGTGTGGTGGCCAGCGTGCGACGAACCCGTTTATCTGCCGGGAAATCTTCCGGTCTGGGATGACCAGCTCGGCGCGTACGTCGACCCCGACAACGGCGAACAGCTGCCGACCTGGGACCAGGCGCTCGACGCCATCGGCGAGGACGACCAGCCGGCGCACGTCGTACGGTTCGGCGCGCAAGTCGACGCCAAAGGAGTCGAGGCCGGCACCGAACGGGCCGACCTGCTCATCGGGTACCTCGGGAAATACCTCACGAAACAGCTGGACGAGTGCCACGAAGCGACCACCGACCGGCAGAAGGCACACCTGGACCGGTACGCCGACGCGCTGCGGTTCGAGCCGTGCTCGCCGACCTGCGCCAACTGGCTTATGTACGGCGTACAACCGAAAAACACCCGTGCCGGTCTGACTCCGGGTCACTGCAAAGGCCGTGCGCACAAAAGAGCCACACTCGGCTTCGGCGGCCGGCGCGTCCTGCTGTCGCGGAAATGGTCCGGCAAGACACTGACCGACACCCGCAACGACCGGCGCCGCTGGGTCCTCAGCATGATCCAGAAACTCAAACACCACAACGGCGACCAGGCGGCCGTCGAGGTTTCGGCAACCGAGAATCCCGACCGGTACGCCTGGGAACGTCTGTCCACATCGGACACTGATGCCATCGGCCGGCGACAGCTGCTCATGCACGCCATCGCCGACCGACAACGCTGGCGCCGCGAGCTCGACCAGGCGCAAGCGCTCGCAGCGGGACAACTTCCGGCAACGGAGGCTGCGGCGTGA
- a CDS encoding FtsK/SpoIIIE domain-containing protein, which produces MIGPRGAKQTTGLVVVSEDEVRGKWAVPLAILRTIGRFLRWVLMHPLDVAALVGLGWLWVQYGWPAPAIAVGVVGLALTAWAVWKPAVFRRFALWPVISRFRHMWKYQVRWRPAMTLCKLDATYNHRQYLPALVWVSANRWVDRVTVRMLMGQKPGHYTYRAEELARTFGVRECRISSAPPIAPDRTGRLAWLLRLLDRLRYRDHPDRVVLTLIKRDRLAKTVMPLEIPRVPNLKALPVAVREDGALYTLRLAGSHVLIAGATGSGKGSVIWSVIRALAGAVHDGWVQLWVIDPKGGMELAFGRSLFHRFCYGEDDTADPDRKRSYEIAYAEFLEDLVTEMQGRQAKLRGVARDHTPSKDSPAVVVIIDELASLTAYVIDREAKKRIAAALALLASQGRAVGIYLLAALQDPRKEVLPFRDLFPTRIALRLVEDGQVDLVLGDGARERGAYADLIDATGQEGVAYVVLDGMPEPVRLRFGWVTDDEIHRVAAWYAPGRRNTFAELAAMDGDQAVPGVIDSNTVEFPRPKFGDAGE; this is translated from the coding sequence ATGATCGGGCCGCGCGGAGCAAAACAGACCACCGGCCTGGTGGTCGTATCCGAGGACGAGGTACGCGGCAAGTGGGCCGTGCCGCTGGCGATTCTGCGGACCATCGGCCGGTTTCTGCGGTGGGTGCTGATGCATCCCCTCGACGTGGCCGCGCTGGTCGGCCTGGGGTGGTTGTGGGTCCAGTACGGCTGGCCGGCCCCGGCTATCGCGGTCGGCGTCGTCGGCCTGGCCCTCACGGCGTGGGCCGTCTGGAAACCGGCAGTTTTTCGCCGGTTCGCGTTGTGGCCGGTGATCTCGCGGTTTCGGCACATGTGGAAGTACCAGGTCCGGTGGCGGCCGGCGATGACGCTGTGCAAGCTGGATGCGACCTACAACCATCGCCAGTACTTGCCGGCGTTGGTGTGGGTATCGGCGAATCGGTGGGTTGATCGGGTCACCGTTCGCATGTTGATGGGCCAGAAACCGGGCCACTACACGTATCGCGCGGAAGAGTTGGCGCGCACGTTCGGTGTTCGTGAGTGTCGGATCTCCTCGGCCCCGCCGATCGCGCCGGACCGTACCGGCCGCCTCGCGTGGCTGCTGCGGCTGCTCGACCGGCTCCGCTACCGCGACCACCCCGACCGTGTTGTGTTGACACTAATCAAGCGGGATCGGCTGGCGAAAACGGTTATGCCGCTGGAAATTCCACGCGTCCCCAACCTGAAGGCCCTGCCGGTCGCGGTCCGTGAGGATGGCGCGCTCTACACGCTCCGGCTGGCCGGCTCGCACGTGCTGATCGCCGGCGCCACCGGATCGGGCAAAGGCTCCGTAATCTGGTCCGTCATCCGCGCACTCGCCGGCGCCGTACACGACGGCTGGGTGCAGCTGTGGGTCATCGACCCCAAAGGCGGCATGGAACTGGCCTTCGGCCGGTCACTGTTTCACCGGTTCTGCTACGGCGAAGACGACACCGCCGACCCCGACCGCAAACGCTCCTACGAAATCGCCTACGCCGAATTCCTCGAAGACCTTGTGACCGAAATGCAAGGCAGGCAGGCGAAACTGCGTGGTGTGGCGCGGGATCACACGCCGAGCAAGGACAGCCCGGCGGTTGTCGTGATTATCGATGAGCTGGCGTCGCTGACCGCGTACGTCATCGACCGGGAGGCCAAGAAACGGATCGCTGCCGCGCTCGCGCTGCTGGCCTCCCAAGGTCGCGCGGTCGGTATCTACCTGCTGGCCGCGTTGCAGGACCCGCGTAAGGAGGTGCTGCCGTTCCGGGACCTGTTCCCCACCCGGATCGCGCTGCGGCTGGTCGAGGACGGCCAAGTCGACCTGGTGCTCGGCGACGGCGCCAGAGAGCGCGGCGCCTACGCCGACCTGATCGACGCCACCGGGCAAGAAGGCGTCGCCTACGTCGTGCTGGACGGCATGCCCGAACCGGTGCGGCTGCGGTTCGGCTGGGTCACTGACGACGAGATTCACCGCGTCGCGGCCTGGTACGCACCGGGCCGGCGCAACACGTTCGCGGAGCTGGCGGCGATGGACGGCGACCAGGCGGTGCCCGGCGTCATCGACTCCAACACGGTCGAGTTTCCCCGGCCGAAATTCGGGGACGCGGGCGAATGA
- a CDS encoding GntR family transcriptional regulator gives MYEMPVIKYVQVLQAIQRRIVDGTYPPGSMLPTEVELRKEFNVSRPTVVKAVSILMQDGWIRGHQGKGRIIIGDPAKTRSEVPEHVADLLNGDETSNVNLLRVGFVAASNRIAYALEVESGSPVLQRQRLAVSDELGPTELISVYVPVQLTTDTQLVKQEPVDGGVLRHLMRERNVEPNYAHEVISCRPATKDESEILKLTTKEWVLTTLLTVCDLAGDPIMVVDVAMPSTRQEIQGRFNLEGALLDTSR, from the coding sequence ATGTACGAGATGCCGGTGATCAAGTACGTGCAGGTGTTGCAAGCGATCCAGCGTCGGATCGTGGACGGCACGTACCCGCCCGGCTCGATGCTGCCTACTGAGGTTGAGCTGCGCAAAGAGTTCAACGTCTCCCGGCCGACCGTCGTCAAGGCCGTCAGCATCCTGATGCAAGACGGTTGGATTCGCGGCCACCAAGGCAAGGGCCGCATCATCATCGGCGACCCCGCCAAGACACGCTCCGAGGTCCCCGAACACGTCGCCGATCTGCTCAACGGGGACGAGACCAGCAACGTCAACCTGCTCCGGGTCGGGTTCGTGGCGGCGTCCAACCGGATCGCGTACGCACTGGAAGTCGAATCAGGAAGCCCCGTGTTGCAGCGCCAGCGGCTCGCCGTGTCCGACGAGTTGGGGCCAACGGAGCTGATCTCGGTGTACGTGCCGGTTCAGCTCACGACGGATACCCAGCTGGTCAAGCAAGAACCGGTGGACGGCGGCGTACTACGGCATCTGATGCGAGAGCGAAACGTTGAGCCGAACTACGCGCACGAGGTCATCTCGTGCCGGCCGGCAACCAAGGATGAGAGCGAAATTCTCAAGCTCACTACCAAAGAATGGGTGCTGACGACCCTGCTGACGGTCTGCGACCTGGCCGGCGATCCGATCATGGTTGTTGATGTGGCGATGCCGTCCACGCGGCAGGAGATCCAGGGCCGGTTCAACCTGGAAGGCGCACTTCTCGACACGTCTCGCTGA
- a CDS encoding XRE family transcriptional regulator: MPGYDPIRLPPDFWTDPAVREALRARDIGRLLKIMTSPPLKISQTRIGVAIGGKDQGQISRMINKTKEKTLGSLIDIADGLDMPQSARYDLLHGLLGASPQPDPIPTPDPTVGLIYPAGDQPDRASVAELLRVDLDGHTAVTDAAVNLDAWKTTYMQWLLADTDQAAPADIGRIAGVEGIRRTTELFARLDNQFGGGHARQALVQYLRSDVLPLLDEHHPDPIRAELYRATAEAVLLAAWMSYDAGNHGLAQRYFIQAAKIADSAGDRVLSASILDAMSHQATFIGNYTEAAQLAQAAQAGTRGRATATLTAHFSLMEARALARLGDATGTDRAISKAVTLFEKRRPDDDPEWIRYVDDAELAAEIGHCFRDLDRHQAAAGYLLQSVGGTSDEYLRSNYFATMVLADAHLAAGDREQAQAIALKGIEVGEYLKSARTTTYLREFRARLEASSSTVDTDFVDALSGSNLWRRAEEELRTENR, from the coding sequence GTGCCGGGGTATGACCCGATCCGACTACCGCCGGACTTCTGGACCGACCCGGCAGTCCGCGAAGCTCTGCGCGCACGCGACATCGGCCGGTTGCTCAAGATCATGACGAGCCCGCCGCTCAAGATCTCCCAGACCCGAATCGGTGTCGCCATAGGCGGCAAGGATCAGGGCCAGATCAGCCGCATGATCAACAAGACCAAAGAAAAGACACTCGGTTCCCTCATTGACATCGCTGACGGCCTCGACATGCCGCAGAGCGCCCGCTACGACCTTCTACACGGCCTCCTGGGAGCCAGTCCACAGCCGGACCCGATCCCAACACCCGATCCGACTGTCGGCCTCATCTATCCGGCCGGGGACCAGCCAGACCGCGCCAGTGTCGCCGAGCTGCTGCGCGTCGATCTCGACGGGCACACAGCCGTGACGGATGCGGCTGTCAATCTCGACGCATGGAAAACGACTTACATGCAGTGGCTCCTGGCCGACACCGACCAGGCCGCGCCGGCTGACATCGGCCGTATCGCTGGTGTTGAAGGGATTCGCCGTACGACCGAGCTTTTCGCGCGCCTGGACAACCAATTCGGTGGCGGCCACGCGCGCCAGGCCCTCGTCCAGTACCTCCGCAGCGACGTACTACCGCTGCTCGACGAACACCATCCCGACCCCATCCGCGCCGAGCTGTACCGCGCCACCGCCGAGGCCGTGTTGTTGGCCGCGTGGATGTCGTACGACGCCGGCAACCACGGACTCGCGCAGCGATATTTCATCCAGGCCGCCAAAATCGCCGACTCAGCCGGCGACCGCGTACTGTCCGCCAGCATCCTGGACGCGATGAGCCACCAGGCCACTTTCATCGGCAACTACACCGAAGCTGCGCAACTGGCCCAGGCCGCACAAGCCGGTACACGTGGCCGCGCCACCGCCACCCTGACGGCCCACTTCTCGCTCATGGAGGCCCGCGCGCTCGCGCGTCTCGGCGACGCCACCGGCACCGACCGCGCCATCTCCAAGGCCGTCACCCTTTTCGAGAAGCGCAGGCCAGACGATGACCCGGAGTGGATTCGCTACGTCGATGACGCCGAGCTGGCCGCCGAGATCGGCCACTGCTTCCGCGACCTCGACCGCCACCAAGCCGCCGCCGGCTACCTCCTGCAATCAGTCGGCGGAACCAGCGACGAATACCTACGCAGCAACTACTTCGCCACCATGGTCCTGGCCGATGCCCACCTAGCCGCTGGCGACCGTGAACAAGCGCAAGCTATCGCCCTCAAGGGAATTGAAGTAGGTGAATACCTCAAGTCCGCTAGGACAACGACTTACCTACGCGAGTTTAGAGCCCGTTTGGAGGCTTCAAGCTCCACCGTGGACACGGACTTTGTTGACGCTTTGAGTGGGTCCAATCTATGGCGCCGCGCCGAGGAAGAGCTACGCACGGAAAACCGCTAG
- a CDS encoding serine/threonine-protein kinase, translating to MRGITEGKVVGGYTLVRNIGSGGNAEVWLASGAIGEVAIKFLKAKNPDSEPYKRFMREIEKLEELRDEPGIVTILGHSLLGDDYHPWFAMQLATPLQTALGDGESVEQIVEAIQSIASTLATVHDRGLSHRDIKPENLFQTESGWAIGDFGLVDFPGAPPLTAAHKKVGPVHYIAPEMLDNADVADGRPADVYGLAKSLWVLLTGQRYPLPGEHPPGQGLVAQYNPHPRIAAIDTLIQRMTSLDVHARPTMRTVSSELATWISNAPLTVGQAPTDLRTLAQQAIDSSRWITDIAKVREERRARVAHAFAIFQEVASVLHDDIVRAEIPVYGGPPGMLNGPFNTDASEEIAAIVGPLATMKLLGAEPPITMAGGIFIQPHSDLPSLKIWVGISNVRGAPEVTLGAGASIMIGRYVDRIQQEDATVLLDGPAMFTQMHQLTAAIREKLTWIVEKWTEAYREAADRMRDAH from the coding sequence ATGCGCGGTATCACAGAGGGAAAGGTCGTCGGCGGGTACACGCTGGTCAGAAATATCGGAAGTGGCGGCAACGCCGAAGTCTGGCTAGCATCTGGAGCGATCGGCGAAGTCGCGATCAAGTTCCTAAAGGCAAAGAACCCAGATTCAGAACCTTACAAACGATTCATGCGCGAGATTGAAAAGCTGGAAGAGTTGAGAGACGAACCCGGAATCGTCACGATACTCGGCCATAGCCTTCTTGGAGATGATTATCATCCGTGGTTTGCTATGCAGCTGGCCACTCCGTTACAGACTGCTCTTGGAGACGGCGAATCCGTCGAACAGATCGTTGAGGCCATTCAGTCCATCGCCTCAACGTTAGCCACTGTTCACGATCGCGGTCTATCTCATCGAGATATCAAACCCGAGAACCTCTTTCAAACAGAGTCTGGATGGGCGATTGGCGACTTCGGGCTGGTTGACTTCCCCGGCGCACCTCCGTTAACCGCAGCACACAAAAAGGTCGGGCCGGTTCACTACATCGCCCCAGAGATGTTGGACAATGCCGACGTTGCCGATGGCCGGCCGGCCGATGTCTATGGCCTGGCCAAGTCTCTCTGGGTTCTGCTGACTGGCCAGCGCTATCCATTGCCAGGTGAACATCCACCGGGCCAGGGACTTGTCGCGCAGTACAACCCGCATCCTCGCATTGCTGCGATCGATACCCTTATTCAGCGTATGACTTCCTTGGATGTTCACGCCCGACCTACAATGCGCACGGTTTCGTCGGAATTGGCGACATGGATCTCGAATGCGCCTCTTACAGTTGGCCAAGCTCCAACTGATCTCAGGACCCTTGCGCAACAAGCTATAGATTCGAGTCGCTGGATTACCGATATCGCAAAAGTCCGCGAGGAAAGGCGAGCACGAGTCGCACACGCATTCGCCATTTTCCAAGAGGTGGCGTCTGTCTTGCACGATGACATCGTAAGGGCTGAGATACCCGTGTACGGTGGTCCACCAGGCATGTTAAATGGTCCTTTCAATACAGATGCTTCCGAGGAAATTGCGGCAATTGTCGGCCCCCTAGCCACAATGAAGCTACTTGGCGCCGAGCCTCCTATTACCATGGCCGGGGGGATATTCATCCAGCCTCATAGCGATCTGCCGTCACTCAAGATCTGGGTAGGAATTTCAAATGTTCGCGGCGCACCCGAGGTGACTTTAGGCGCCGGCGCCTCGATCATGATCGGTCGATATGTCGATAGAATTCAGCAAGAGGACGCGACGGTTCTCCTCGACGGCCCGGCAATGTTTACGCAAATGCACCAGCTCACTGCCGCTATACGCGAGAAATTGACGTGGATTGTAGAAAAGTGGACGGAGGCGTACAGGGAAGCGGCAGATCGAATGCGTGATGCGCACTAA